One Cohnella candidum genomic region harbors:
- a CDS encoding MATE family efflux transporter, which yields MDAENLHYFEKVPIAKAVAHFAVPMMLGTSMSVIYSILNAYFLGTLGNTAMLTALALTLPLFAAIMALGNLIGIGSGAFISRLLGEKKYEDVKHVSSFAFYSSLVLGVIVMAVGLPLIDSIVHGLGATPDSFGFTKDYVTIMLIGSPFVVLFFTLENIVRSEGAAVTSMSGMILSVVVNIILDALVIFVFRWGVIGVASATVISNLVASLFYVFHMRYKSPFLTVSVKWFKATKDILSHVFKIGVPVFVMSIFLGAMSLIFNHYLVEYGNQAVAAYGISSRLLQFPEFILMGLCEGVVPLIAFTFTANKLRMKHTIGFTIKAIVALAVVFGVIVYLISDHLIGLFTNDPQLIEMGSYILHVTFLSLFITGMTALFTGIFQATAQGTAAFIMSVIQGITLIPVLYIANRMNGFHGVIWSLVIADAAAFLVGAVMLYVLRNKLQPDLEQFEQ from the coding sequence ATGGATGCAGAAAACCTTCATTATTTTGAAAAAGTCCCCATCGCCAAGGCCGTAGCTCACTTCGCCGTACCGATGATGCTAGGCACGTCCATGAGTGTCATCTACTCCATTTTGAATGCTTATTTCCTAGGTACGCTGGGCAATACGGCCATGTTAACCGCACTCGCACTAACATTGCCGTTATTCGCGGCCATCATGGCGCTGGGCAACTTGATTGGCATCGGCAGCGGTGCGTTCATCTCCCGTTTGCTGGGAGAGAAAAAATATGAAGACGTTAAGCATGTGTCTTCATTCGCCTTTTACAGCAGTTTGGTTCTCGGTGTAATCGTGATGGCCGTCGGCCTCCCGTTGATCGATTCAATCGTCCATGGCCTGGGGGCGACGCCGGACTCCTTCGGATTTACGAAAGACTATGTCACGATTATGCTTATCGGTTCCCCATTCGTCGTATTATTCTTCACGCTGGAGAATATCGTGCGCTCGGAGGGCGCAGCAGTCACGTCGATGAGCGGCATGATTCTAAGCGTAGTCGTGAATATTATTCTTGATGCGCTGGTTATCTTCGTCTTCCGTTGGGGCGTGATCGGCGTTGCGTCCGCTACGGTCATTTCTAACTTGGTTGCGAGTCTATTCTACGTCTTCCATATGAGATACAAGAGCCCATTTTTAACCGTCTCCGTCAAATGGTTCAAGGCGACCAAGGACATTCTGAGCCATGTATTCAAAATCGGAGTTCCCGTCTTTGTTATGAGTATCTTCTTGGGTGCCATGTCGCTCATCTTTAACCATTATCTTGTCGAGTATGGGAATCAGGCCGTAGCGGCTTACGGAATATCATCGCGTTTATTGCAATTTCCCGAGTTTATTCTGATGGGCTTATGCGAGGGAGTCGTGCCGCTCATTGCCTTCACTTTTACGGCGAATAAATTACGAATGAAGCATACCATCGGATTCACGATCAAAGCGATTGTGGCGTTAGCCGTTGTATTCGGCGTCATCGTCTATCTGATTTCCGACCACTTGATCGGTTTATTTACGAACGACCCGCAATTAATTGAAATGGGCAGCTACATTCTGCATGTGACGTTCTTATCCTTGTTCATTACAGGGATGACCGCGTTGTTTACGGGCATCTTCCAAGCAACAGCGCAAGGAACCGCCGCATTTATTATGTCGGTCATTCAAGGAATTACTCTGATTCCGGTGTTGTATATCGCCAACCGAATGAACGGCTTCCACGGGGTGATCTGGTCGCTCGTCATCGCGGATGCCGCCGCGTTCCTGGTCGGAGCCGTCATGCTCTATGTTCTGCGAAACAAATTGCAGCCGGATTTGGAACAATTCGAACAGTAA
- a CDS encoding ATP-binding cassette domain-containing protein has translation MLMSLELRNVSYQYRGGSIRGRHKKASADTPAALRDVSLAIKEGEMIAVAGRSGSGKSTLLQLLKGFLQPTGGSLLLGGLDPWKERAPERFDDIGLVFQYPEHQLFARTVLDDIGFGPRARWGKADKNRVTDAVMQAMMSMDLVAGEYGHRSPLELSGGEKRRVALAGVLALEPKLLLLDEPTAGLDWPSREALFTLLHGLRQERGLCVIWVSHQMTEMLAHANRLLWLDQGRLVRDGSPASILSDADFLERMGMRIPECFSLRDRLAAAGFRELHNPWDAASFAESLIRGRETHESKGEV, from the coding sequence ATGCTGATGTCCCTGGAACTGCGGAATGTCTCTTATCAATATCGGGGAGGGTCGATTAGGGGGCGTCACAAGAAGGCGTCCGCCGACACGCCGGCAGCGCTTCGCGATGTCTCGCTGGCCATTAAGGAAGGGGAGATGATCGCGGTCGCGGGCCGATCGGGATCCGGCAAATCGACGCTGTTGCAGCTCCTGAAAGGCTTTCTGCAACCTACCGGCGGCAGCTTGCTCTTGGGCGGCCTAGATCCTTGGAAGGAGCGCGCGCCGGAAAGGTTCGACGACATCGGACTGGTGTTCCAATATCCGGAGCATCAGCTTTTCGCGCGCACGGTCCTTGACGATATCGGCTTCGGACCGCGTGCGCGCTGGGGGAAGGCTGACAAGAACCGCGTGACCGATGCGGTGATGCAGGCCATGATGAGCATGGATCTTGTGGCCGGCGAATATGGACATCGGAGCCCGCTGGAGCTCAGCGGCGGCGAGAAGCGAAGGGTCGCGCTGGCCGGCGTGCTGGCGCTGGAACCCAAGCTTCTGTTGTTGGACGAGCCGACCGCCGGCTTGGATTGGCCCTCGCGTGAAGCCCTGTTCACGCTGCTGCACGGGCTTCGGCAAGAACGAGGCCTGTGCGTGATCTGGGTCAGCCATCAAATGACGGAAATGCTGGCCCATGCAAACCGGCTGCTATGGCTCGATCAAGGCAGGCTCGTCCGCGACGGTTCGCCGGCTTCCATTCTCTCGGACGCGGACTTTCTCGAACGGATGGGCATGCGCATACCGGAATGTTTTTCGCTGCGTGACCGGCTCGCGGCCGCCGGCTTTCGCGAGCTTCACAACCCTTGGGATGCCGCAAGTTTCGCGGAATCACTTATTCGCGGGCGCGAAACGCACGAGTCGAAGGGGGAGGTTTAA
- a CDS encoding TetR/AcrR family transcriptional regulator gives MKKQQPQISEDRILEASWELLREEGIEKFSLRRLADRLGIQAPSLYWYFKSKQELYQRLANQVSKMILEEFHSEGDWKEQLTGLAVTVRSVLSRYPCSTQLMMMTLPHEPDIIRFTNRMLLCVESTPLEQEQKMQVVTTLVNYVFFFVLDDYQHERNVSAMLKDHAELPSHEMIRLLDSMSEQDAGLFRRMFTNGLFELMGTDRAFEFGLKLILLGIEQVIQEQY, from the coding sequence ATGAAAAAGCAGCAACCGCAGATTTCGGAGGACAGGATTCTTGAAGCCTCGTGGGAACTTCTGAGGGAAGAGGGCATTGAGAAATTCAGCTTGAGACGGTTGGCTGATCGGCTTGGGATTCAGGCTCCCTCTCTGTACTGGTACTTCAAGAGCAAGCAAGAACTCTACCAGCGCCTGGCCAACCAGGTATCCAAAATGATTCTGGAGGAGTTTCATTCCGAGGGGGATTGGAAGGAGCAACTGACGGGGCTTGCCGTAACGGTACGGAGCGTGCTCAGCCGGTATCCCTGCTCCACACAGCTCATGATGATGACGCTGCCCCACGAACCGGACATTATCCGGTTCACGAACCGCATGCTGCTCTGCGTGGAATCGACGCCGCTAGAGCAAGAGCAGAAAATGCAGGTCGTGACGACGCTTGTGAACTATGTCTTCTTTTTCGTTCTTGACGATTATCAGCATGAGCGCAATGTCTCCGCCATGCTTAAGGACCATGCAGAACTGCCGAGTCACGAGATGATTCGCCTTCTGGATTCCATGAGCGAGCAGGATGCGGGATTGTTCCGGAGAATGTTCACGAATGGGCTGTTCGAGCTGATGGGGACCGATCGCGCGTTCGAGTTCGGCCTGAAGCTGATTCTGCTCGGGATAGAGCAGGTGATTCAGGAGCAATATTGA
- a CDS encoding energy-coupling factor transporter transmembrane component T family protein has translation MSASDYLMYRDRGSWLETLDPRAKMTAALLLAASLLLSLHPAVKGAVVLLLACAWAVARLPWRMLAITLLSMSLLFASTMAYHLLLSSNGAMSGLTMCLQIAGLVLSLALLVRTTSPLALAEGMERILAPLARRRVPVHEAAMMFTIALQFIPILLREFEFIRKAQIARGGGFHRGGVGKRLGGVFPILMPMIVRSIVRAEELATAMISRCYDGGEGRTSLRVYRWARRDTGVTLAAVLLLAIAAVNRIFG, from the coding sequence ATGTCTGCCTCCGATTACTTGATGTACCGTGATCGCGGCTCTTGGTTGGAAACGCTGGATCCCCGAGCTAAAATGACGGCCGCACTTCTATTGGCGGCGTCGCTGCTGCTCAGCTTACATCCGGCGGTCAAGGGTGCGGTGGTTCTCTTGCTTGCATGCGCCTGGGCAGTGGCTCGACTTCCTTGGCGGATGCTTGCGATCACGTTGCTATCCATGTCGCTGCTCTTCGCGTCCACGATGGCCTACCATCTGTTGCTGAGCAGCAACGGCGCCATGAGCGGATTAACGATGTGCCTTCAAATCGCCGGACTCGTCCTCTCGCTTGCATTGCTGGTGCGGACGACGTCGCCGCTTGCGCTTGCCGAAGGCATGGAGCGTATTCTTGCGCCGCTCGCCCGCAGGCGTGTACCGGTTCATGAGGCCGCGATGATGTTCACCATCGCCCTGCAGTTCATTCCGATCCTCTTGCGCGAGTTCGAGTTCATTCGCAAAGCGCAGATCGCTCGAGGCGGAGGCTTTCACCGAGGAGGTGTCGGCAAACGCTTAGGCGGCGTCTTCCCGATTCTCATGCCGATGATCGTGCGTTCGATCGTACGGGCGGAAGAACTCGCTACGGCTATGATTTCTCGTTGTTATGACGGCGGCGAAGGACGGACTTCGTTACGGGTTTATCGATGGGCCCGTCGCGACACCGGGGTGACGCTGGCAGCCGTTCTTTTACTGGCGATTGCGGCCGTTAACCGGATATTCGGTTAA
- a CDS encoding GNAT family N-acetyltransferase — MEWNHECLPYRISDSVEELQPDVILALLKSSYWAAERSEETIIKSWKESLCFGVYDADGLQVGFMRAVTDGATFSWLCDVIVDPGYRGKGLGKWMVAVVVDHPRIRHTNIYLGTRDAHGLYEKYGFVRRDMMVRRAARHLADNDS; from the coding sequence ATGGAGTGGAATCATGAGTGCCTGCCTTACAGAATCAGTGACAGCGTGGAAGAGCTGCAACCGGATGTCATCCTTGCCTTATTGAAAAGCAGTTATTGGGCGGCGGAACGCTCTGAAGAAACCATCATTAAAAGCTGGAAGGAATCGCTTTGTTTCGGAGTTTACGATGCGGACGGGCTTCAAGTAGGTTTTATGCGAGCGGTAACGGATGGAGCAACTTTTTCCTGGCTGTGCGACGTAATCGTCGACCCGGGGTATCGGGGTAAAGGACTCGGCAAATGGATGGTGGCCGTTGTGGTCGACCATCCTCGCATTCGCCACACGAATATTTATCTCGGCACGCGGGACGCGCATGGACTCTATGAGAAGTACGGCTTCGTACGGCGGGACATGATGGTCCGCCGTGCAGCTCGACACCTAGCGGATAACGATAGTTGA
- a CDS encoding ATP-binding cassette domain-containing protein, translating to MIRVNNVSYSYVESDEIEGVRPALQGVTLEVAEGSYVALMGSNGSGKSTLARMLNGLLQPESGTVTVDGMDAAEPAIQQQLRRSVQFVFQNPENQIVGVTVEDDIAFGLSNLKVPRDEMRKRITWALETVGLQGREREATMDLSGGEKQKLALASVLVMLPRYLVMDEPTSMLDPGARAHFLDMLIDIHRQQGIGLLHITHDYEEIRRADRVVLFREGRVMGQGTPLASLETPELLASCGIELPYLAAVSAALRQRGVRLPVWPTEEEVIRALC from the coding sequence ATGATCAGGGTAAACAACGTTAGCTATTCCTATGTGGAATCGGACGAGATAGAAGGGGTTCGGCCCGCGCTTCAAGGAGTTACGCTTGAGGTAGCGGAAGGCTCCTATGTGGCACTTATGGGCTCGAACGGTTCCGGCAAGTCTACGCTGGCCAGAATGCTGAACGGATTGCTGCAGCCGGAGTCCGGCACCGTCACGGTAGACGGCATGGACGCTGCCGAGCCCGCGATCCAACAACAGCTTCGTAGATCGGTGCAATTCGTATTCCAGAATCCGGAGAATCAGATCGTAGGCGTGACCGTAGAGGATGATATCGCATTCGGCCTCTCTAATCTTAAGGTTCCGAGGGACGAGATGAGGAAACGGATTACCTGGGCTTTGGAAACGGTGGGTCTGCAAGGCCGGGAACGAGAGGCAACCATGGATCTTTCCGGCGGAGAGAAGCAGAAGCTGGCGCTTGCTTCCGTCCTGGTCATGTTACCTCGCTACCTTGTGATGGACGAGCCTACTTCGATGCTGGATCCGGGAGCGCGGGCGCATTTTCTGGACATGCTGATCGATATCCACCGCCAACAAGGCATCGGGCTGCTTCATATTACTCACGACTATGAGGAGATACGCCGAGCCGATCGCGTGGTACTGTTTCGGGAAGGAAGGGTCATGGGGCAGGGAACGCCGCTGGCCTCGCTAGAGACCCCGGAGTTGCTGGCATCCTGCGGAATCGAGCTGCCTTACCTCGCTGCGGTAAGCGCCGCGTTAAGACAACGCGGGGTCCGCTTGCCCGTATGGCCAACCGAGGAGGAGGTTATCCGTGCCTTATGCTGA